A genome region from Rhodopseudomonas boonkerdii includes the following:
- a CDS encoding DUF7146 domain-containing protein — MSTQASDLARRLAERAELVCRRYLSNGRRVGRYWVVGDVHNTRGRSMFVRLCSRHGGKGAAGKWTDAATAEHGDLLDIIRESCGFVEFRDVLAEARRFLSLPQIETGSTSSIRRVPMGSPESARRLFAMSMPISGTLAETYLRTRGILGLHETASLRFHPRCFYRPNQHLPMETWPALIAAVTTLDGTVTGIHRTWLDRSGRSKAPIDTPRRAMGLLLGNAVRFGITHDVLAAGEGIETMLSLRFALPSLPMASALSANHLAAMQLSPSLSRLYIARDADAAGEAVTSALAQRARAAGIEAIPLSPRLDDFNEDLRTFGVNELRAALRIQLAPADVVRFSPSAFAITA; from the coding sequence ATGTCAACCCAAGCATCCGATCTCGCCCGCCGGCTGGCCGAGCGGGCCGAACTCGTCTGCCGGCGCTATCTTTCCAATGGCCGGCGCGTTGGCCGCTATTGGGTTGTCGGTGATGTTCACAACACGCGCGGCCGGTCCATGTTCGTTCGGCTGTGCTCACGTCATGGGGGCAAGGGAGCGGCCGGCAAGTGGACGGATGCCGCGACCGCTGAACACGGCGATCTGCTCGATATCATCAGGGAAAGCTGCGGCTTTGTTGAATTCCGCGATGTTCTTGCCGAGGCGCGGCGTTTTCTCAGCCTGCCGCAGATTGAGACGGGATCCACATCGTCGATCCGACGCGTTCCCATGGGCTCGCCTGAATCGGCTCGGCGCCTGTTTGCCATGTCCATGCCCATTTCTGGCACGCTTGCAGAAACATACCTTCGGACGCGGGGCATTTTGGGCTTGCATGAGACCGCGAGCCTTCGCTTCCACCCGCGCTGCTTCTATAGGCCGAATCAACACCTGCCGATGGAGACATGGCCGGCCCTGATTGCCGCTGTCACCACGCTTGACGGCACCGTCACTGGTATTCACCGCACTTGGCTCGATCGCTCGGGTCGGAGCAAGGCGCCGATCGACACGCCACGCCGCGCGATGGGCCTCTTGCTTGGCAACGCTGTTCGATTCGGCATCACCCATGACGTGCTCGCTGCAGGCGAAGGCATCGAGACTATGCTCTCCCTGCGCTTTGCGCTCCCGAGCTTGCCCATGGCATCAGCGCTATCGGCCAACCATCTCGCCGCCATGCAACTGTCTCCGAGCCTAAGCCGGCTCTATATCGCCCGTGATGCCGATGCGGCCGGAGAGGCGGTCACATCCGCACTGGCACAGCGTGCCAGAGCAGCCGGTATCGAGGCGATCCCACTATCGCCCAGGCTCGACGACTTCAACGAGGATCTGCGCACCTTCGGCGTCAATGAGCTCCGGGCAGCTCTTCGCATTCAGCTTGCGCCTGCGGATGTCGTCCGATTCTCGCCGTCGGCGTTCGCGATCACGGCATGA
- a CDS encoding DUF2493 domain-containing protein, with protein MTDRDDTEFESQHGSSQLHHVLTELQLYGYRPFTDEPDPRPLPEAKSIAGAVADIFDAFVATLSDSRMEPDLEDLLWSTVNLFHRAVNRIERQLDSNEQVQRASQHEQDGSEVRSVELERLITEGLSLIERRNCMELFREQAIAQFEIHTGSLWRPRSGSLIDHRSVTSAVIDSRDFLAAKRRAETEVLVPVGPKVALTGGLDFDDHHLIWDRLDKVHAKHSDMVLLHGGSPKGAELIAAKWATNRKVPQVAFKPDWSKHAKSAPFKRNDLMLTMMPIGVIVFPGTGIQENLADKARRMGIPVWKFGDSGA; from the coding sequence ATGACCGATCGTGACGACACCGAATTTGAATCGCAGCATGGTTCATCCCAGCTTCACCACGTTCTGACCGAACTGCAACTCTACGGTTACCGACCATTCACCGACGAACCCGATCCGAGGCCCCTTCCCGAAGCCAAGTCGATCGCCGGCGCTGTCGCCGACATCTTCGATGCCTTCGTGGCCACCCTGAGTGACAGCCGCATGGAGCCGGACTTGGAAGACCTGCTCTGGTCGACGGTCAATCTGTTCCATCGAGCCGTCAACCGGATCGAGCGCCAGCTCGACAGCAATGAGCAGGTACAGCGCGCAAGTCAACACGAGCAGGATGGCTCCGAAGTGCGGTCGGTCGAACTCGAGCGGCTCATCACGGAAGGGCTTTCCCTGATCGAACGCCGCAATTGCATGGAGCTGTTCCGCGAACAGGCCATCGCACAATTCGAAATCCACACTGGTTCGCTGTGGCGCCCGCGATCCGGGTCACTCATTGACCATCGCTCGGTCACCTCCGCGGTGATCGACTCCAGAGACTTTCTCGCCGCAAAGCGTCGCGCCGAGACTGAGGTGCTTGTTCCGGTCGGACCCAAGGTCGCACTGACCGGAGGCCTCGACTTCGATGACCATCATCTGATCTGGGATCGCCTCGACAAGGTTCACGCCAAGCACAGCGACATGGTTCTGTTGCATGGAGGCTCACCGAAGGGCGCCGAGCTGATTGCAGCCAAGTGGGCGACGAACCGCAAGGTTCCGCAAGTCGCATTCAAGCCGGATTGGTCGAAGCACGCCAAGTCGGCACCATTCAAGCGCAACGATCTCATGCTGACGATGATGCCAATCGGCGTCATCGTGTTCCCGGGAACGGGAATTCAGGAAAATCTCGCCGACAAGGCGAGGCGGATGGGAATCCCGGTCTGGAAATTTGGCGACAGCGGCGCATAG
- a CDS encoding IS110 family transposase, with protein sequence MSLTIGLDIAKHIFQVHAVNDSGEPVVRRKLRRSEVLAFFAKLEPGVIGIEACGTAHYWGRALSELGHEVKLMAPHYVKPYVKRSKTDAADAEAICEAVERPTMRFVPIKTTEQQAIQMVHRARSMLVRQRTMLVNAIRSHLAEFGLVTGLGLAKTAALVAEVLKAGEDECPIPEVARTVVRCLTQQVGLLDKQIRRLDVELLAWHRSNAASKLLASIPGVGIVTATAIAATVPDPAYFESGRAFAAWLGLTPRANSSGGKDRLGRITKMGSQYIRTLLVVGATAVVRSARIKDGSWLSEWARSLLEKKPARLVTVALANKMARVAWAVLTRGQQFRPSLVAAG encoded by the coding sequence ATGTCGCTGACAATCGGACTGGATATCGCGAAACACATCTTTCAAGTTCACGCAGTCAACGATTCTGGTGAGCCTGTCGTCCGTCGCAAATTGCGGCGGTCCGAAGTGCTGGCTTTCTTTGCGAAGCTCGAACCGGGCGTGATCGGAATTGAAGCCTGCGGTACGGCGCATTATTGGGGGCGAGCACTCAGCGAGCTTGGCCATGAGGTCAAACTCATGGCACCCCACTACGTGAAGCCATACGTCAAGCGCAGCAAGACCGACGCGGCGGACGCCGAAGCAATTTGCGAGGCGGTAGAACGACCAACTATGCGGTTTGTGCCGATCAAGACGACAGAACAGCAAGCCATCCAAATGGTTCATCGCGCGCGATCGATGCTCGTGCGCCAGCGTACCATGTTGGTCAACGCCATCCGCTCGCATCTCGCCGAATTCGGCCTCGTGACAGGACTTGGTCTGGCCAAGACAGCAGCCCTGGTGGCAGAAGTGCTCAAGGCCGGCGAGGATGAATGTCCGATCCCAGAGGTCGCGCGAACGGTCGTCCGCTGTCTGACGCAACAGGTCGGCCTGCTCGACAAGCAGATCCGCCGGCTCGATGTCGAACTCCTCGCTTGGCATCGCAGCAACGCCGCAAGCAAGCTGTTGGCGAGCATTCCTGGCGTCGGCATCGTGACGGCGACCGCGATCGCTGCGACCGTGCCCGATCCGGCTTACTTCGAATCGGGGCGAGCCTTCGCCGCCTGGCTCGGACTTACGCCCAGAGCAAATTCCTCTGGCGGCAAGGATCGGCTCGGCCGGATCACCAAGATGGGCAGCCAATATATACGCACACTGCTGGTCGTCGGCGCCACCGCAGTCGTCAGGTCCGCCCGCATCAAGGATGGAAGTTGGCTCTCGGAGTGGGCGCGATCGCTGCTCGAGAAGAAGCCCGCACGTCTTGTGACCGTGGCTTTGGCCAACAAGATGGCGCGGGTGGCTTGGGCGGTCTTGACACGTGGTCAGCAGTTTAGGCCGAGTCTTGTCGCGGCTGGCTAA
- a CDS encoding DUF736 domain-containing protein, whose product MATIGSFKKVGNDFQGEIVTLSLQAKGVRIVAEPNRSNDNAPSHRVYVRRAEIGAAWSKRSEEGRDYLSLKLDDPSFNSPIYANLFDDEGGEGYTLLWSRPRKSAD is encoded by the coding sequence ATGGCTACCATCGGTTCGTTCAAGAAGGTCGGTAACGATTTTCAGGGAGAGATCGTCACGCTGAGCCTGCAGGCCAAGGGCGTCCGCATCGTCGCCGAGCCCAATCGCTCCAACGACAACGCTCCGAGCCACCGCGTCTATGTGCGCCGGGCCGAGATCGGGGCAGCATGGTCGAAGCGCTCTGAGGAGGGTCGCGACTATCTCTCACTCAAGCTCGACGATCCCTCCTTCAACTCGCCGATCTACGCCAACCTGTTCGATGACGAAGGCGGCGAAGGCTACACGCTTCTCTGGTCGCGGCCGCGCAAGAGCGCCGACTGA
- a CDS encoding DNA methyltransferase, whose amino-acid sequence MAKSSVRVAATSPNKLFFGDNLEILRRQIKDESVDFVYLDPPFNSQARYNVLFKSPVEEVTSAQVGAFLDFWSWHTGEAEAAYHEIMTHVGGPTATFVSALRSALGESDMMAYLVMMAQRLVELRRVLKRTGSLYLHCDPTASHYLKILLDGIFGPDKFRSEIIWKRTSAHNSAKRWGPIHDVILFYSASDEFTWEDVHQSYDQEYINSFFVHEDPDGRKWRRADLTGAGTRNGESGKPWRGINVSAKGRHWAVPHGELDRLDAAGRIHWPLKQGGVPQRKRYVDELPGMPLQDLVLDIKPVHNVGQERLG is encoded by the coding sequence ATGGCTAAAAGTTCGGTACGTGTTGCGGCTACCTCGCCAAATAAATTATTCTTCGGGGACAATCTCGAAATACTTCGCCGGCAGATCAAGGACGAAAGCGTTGACTTTGTTTATTTGGATCCGCCGTTCAACAGCCAAGCTCGGTATAACGTCCTATTCAAGAGCCCGGTTGAAGAGGTCACCTCCGCGCAGGTTGGCGCTTTCTTAGACTTTTGGTCATGGCACACGGGAGAAGCTGAGGCTGCCTACCACGAAATCATGACTCACGTCGGCGGGCCAACCGCAACGTTTGTATCTGCTTTGAGGTCCGCTCTCGGCGAGAGCGATATGATGGCCTACTTGGTGATGATGGCCCAGCGACTCGTAGAGTTGCGCCGCGTTCTCAAGCGGACCGGCTCCCTCTACTTGCATTGCGATCCGACCGCCAGCCACTACCTGAAAATCTTGCTCGATGGAATCTTTGGGCCAGACAAGTTCCGAAGCGAGATTATTTGGAAGCGAACGAGCGCCCACAATTCGGCGAAGCGGTGGGGGCCGATTCACGATGTCATCCTCTTTTATAGTGCTTCCGACGAATTCACGTGGGAGGATGTTCATCAGTCATACGATCAGGAATACATCAATTCATTCTTCGTGCATGAAGACCCAGATGGCAGGAAGTGGCGACGAGCCGACCTGACAGGCGCCGGGACGCGCAACGGCGAGAGTGGAAAGCCATGGCGGGGCATCAACGTTAGCGCCAAGGGCCGCCACTGGGCGGTGCCGCATGGCGAGCTTGATCGGCTCGATGCGGCCGGAAGGATCCACTGGCCGCTGAAGCAGGGAGGCGTGCCTCAGCGCAAGCGTTACGTTGACGAGTTGCCTGGAATGCCCCTCCAAGACCTCGTGCTGGACATCAAACCGGTTCACAATGTCGGGCAAGAGCGTCTCGGTTAA
- a CDS encoding IS3 family transposase (programmed frameshift), whose amino-acid sequence MKQKSELGKAPAEQVLKDIRRQTRRQYSAEEKIRIVLEGLRGEENISELCRREGIAASMYYGWSKEFLEAGKRRLAGDTARSATSGEVKDLRREASELKEVVADLTLENRLLKKKHERGWGKRGMRYPASEKSEIIALVEQSHLPARRTLEKLGIPRATFYRWYDRYREGGIEALADHRSKPDRVWNRIPDDVRGQIVDLALEHPELSPRELAVRFTDERKYFVSEASVYRLLKAHDLITSPAYVVIKAANEFKDKTTAINQLWQTDFTYLKITGWGWYYLSTVLDDFSRYIVAWRLGPTMCASDVTATLDQALAASGLDHVNIKQRPRLLSDNGSSYVAEDLATWLKGKDMQHVRGAPYHPQTQGKIERWHQTLKNRILLENYHLPRDLERQVSGFVEHYNHHRYHESIDNLTPADVYFGRAETILTERARIKRETIANRRLQHRLQAA is encoded by the exons ATGAAGCAGAAATCCGAACTGGGCAAAGCGCCCGCAGAACAAGTGCTAAAAGATATCCGGCGGCAGACGCGTCGGCAGTATTCGGCGGAAGAGAAGATCCGTATCGTGCTGGAAGGACTGCGCGGCGAGGAGAACATCTCCGAGCTGTGCCGCCGCGAAGGCATTGCCGCCTCGATGTATTACGGTTGGTCGAAGGAGTTTCTGGAGGCCGGCAAACGCCGCCTGGCGGGTGACACGGCCCGTTCCGCCACGTCCGGTGAGGTGAAAGACCTTCGCCGCGAAGCCTCCGAATTGAAGGAGGTGGTGGCCGACCTGACCCTGGAGAACCGCCTGCTCA AAAAAAAGCATGAACGGGGCTGGGGAAAACGAGGCATGAGGTATCCAGCATCCGAGAAATCCGAAATAATCGCGCTGGTCGAGCAATCGCATCTGCCTGCCAGGCGCACGTTGGAAAAGCTCGGCATCCCGCGAGCCACCTTTTATAGATGGTACGATCGCTATCGCGAGGGTGGCATCGAGGCGCTGGCCGATCACCGCTCCAAGCCGGACCGGGTCTGGAATCGCATCCCGGACGATGTCCGCGGTCAGATCGTCGATCTGGCACTGGAACACCCCGAGCTGTCGCCGCGAGAGCTGGCGGTGCGCTTCACCGACGAGAGAAAATACTTTGTCTCCGAGGCTTCGGTCTATCGGCTGCTGAAGGCGCACGACCTGATCACCAGCCCCGCCTATGTGGTGATCAAGGCGGCTAATGAGTTCAAGGACAAGACCACGGCGATCAACCAGCTTTGGCAGACCGACTTCACCTACCTCAAGATCACTGGCTGGGGCTGGTACTATCTATCGACGGTGCTCGACGACTTCTCTCGTTACATTGTGGCCTGGAGGCTTGGTCCCACCATGTGCGCCTCCGACGTCACGGCCACGCTCGATCAGGCGCTTGCCGCCTCAGGCCTGGACCACGTCAATATAAAGCAGCGGCCACGGCTTCTGAGCGACAACGGATCAAGTTACGTCGCGGAAGATCTGGCCACCTGGCTCAAGGGCAAGGATATGCAGCATGTGCGCGGTGCGCCGTATCATCCCCAGACCCAAGGCAAGATCGAGCGCTGGCATCAGACCTTGAAGAACCGCATCCTGCTCGAGAATTACCATTTACCGAGGGACCTCGAACGTCAGGTCAGCGGCTTCGTCGAACACTACAACCATCACCGCTATCATGAGAGCATCGACAACCTCACGCCTGCGGATGTTTACTTCGGCCGAGCCGAAACCATCCTGACTGAGCGTGCGCGCATCAAACGTGAAACCATTGCAAACCGCCGCTTGCAGCATCGATTGCAAGCCGCTTAA
- a CDS encoding flavin-containing monooxygenase produces MKNGQAAREDERTCTGTEFDAVVIGAGVAGLYQLYKLRELGLRVRTFETGSAVGGTWYWNRYPGARFDSESWTYGYSFSKELLEEWTWEEHFSAQPHTERYLNYVADKFDLRRDIQFNSRVVAALWREDTRSWDIMLESGARHSTRFLVTAIGVLSASVMPTIPGIESFAGQSCHTHRWPKEGLDLAGKRVGIIGTGATAVQTIQTIADIVGHLTVFQRTPNWVFPLNNSKITKEEMQDIRSRYPDILARCRETPGCYVHGPDPRKTLEVSPEDREAFWEKLYRTPGFGQWQANFSDMLTDRTANALASDFAARKIRERVNDPILAEKLIPKNHGFGTRRIPLESGYYEVYNQQNVQLVDVNETPIERITPHGIRTSDCEREFDVIIFATGFDAITGAFDRIDIRGVNAVRLKEVWEDGPQTYLGIFVEGFPNFLMTMGPHAGLSNYTRTAEYNVEWITDVIQFATKRGLSRMEATPLAVKEWTDHVLALGQGQLMNEVGSWMTGVNRNVEGKQKPRIMRYSGGHPAYREYCNAVAAEGYPKLAY; encoded by the coding sequence ATGAAGAATGGACAAGCTGCTCGGGAAGACGAACGAACCTGCACCGGCACGGAGTTTGATGCGGTCGTCATCGGGGCGGGCGTCGCTGGCCTCTATCAACTTTACAAGCTGCGTGAGCTCGGCTTGCGTGTCCGGACCTTTGAAACCGGCAGCGCCGTCGGCGGCACCTGGTACTGGAACCGCTATCCGGGTGCACGTTTCGACTCGGAAAGCTGGACATACGGCTACTCATTCTCGAAAGAGCTTCTCGAGGAATGGACGTGGGAGGAACACTTTTCTGCTCAACCCCACACGGAACGCTATCTCAACTATGTCGCCGATAAATTTGACCTGCGGCGCGACATCCAGTTCAACAGCCGTGTTGTCGCTGCGCTTTGGCGTGAAGATACACGCAGCTGGGACATAATGCTGGAGAGCGGTGCACGACATTCGACACGCTTCCTTGTCACAGCGATCGGCGTTCTTTCGGCGTCTGTGATGCCGACTATTCCCGGCATCGAGAGCTTCGCCGGTCAGTCCTGCCACACCCACCGCTGGCCGAAGGAAGGCCTCGATCTTGCGGGTAAGCGGGTCGGCATCATCGGGACCGGCGCAACCGCAGTGCAGACGATACAGACGATTGCTGACATAGTCGGCCACTTGACCGTGTTTCAACGCACTCCGAATTGGGTCTTTCCGCTGAACAATAGCAAGATCACTAAGGAGGAAATGCAAGACATCCGCTCTCGCTATCCAGACATCCTGGCACGCTGCCGCGAGACGCCAGGCTGCTACGTTCACGGGCCTGATCCGCGTAAGACGTTGGAGGTGTCACCCGAGGACCGCGAAGCATTCTGGGAAAAGCTGTACCGTACCCCGGGTTTCGGCCAATGGCAGGCGAATTTTAGCGACATGCTGACCGATCGCACCGCCAACGCCCTCGCTTCGGATTTTGCCGCACGTAAGATCCGTGAACGGGTTAACGATCCCATCCTCGCCGAGAAGCTGATCCCTAAGAACCATGGTTTTGGTACGCGCCGGATCCCGCTCGAGAGCGGCTACTACGAGGTCTACAATCAGCAGAATGTCCAGCTGGTTGACGTCAACGAGACACCGATAGAGCGGATCACTCCACATGGCATCCGGACTTCAGACTGCGAACGCGAGTTCGATGTCATTATATTTGCGACTGGCTTCGATGCCATTACGGGTGCCTTCGACCGAATTGATATTAGGGGAGTTAACGCCGTGCGTCTCAAGGAGGTGTGGGAGGACGGCCCGCAGACTTACCTCGGCATCTTCGTTGAAGGGTTTCCCAATTTTTTGATGACGATGGGTCCGCACGCTGGACTCAGCAATTACACGCGAACGGCGGAATACAACGTTGAGTGGATTACGGACGTGATCCAGTTTGCGACCAAGCGAGGATTGAGCCGCATGGAGGCCACGCCGCTCGCCGTCAAGGAATGGACAGATCACGTCCTCGCTCTCGGCCAAGGTCAGTTGATGAACGAAGTCGGCTCCTGGATGACGGGAGTCAACCGCAATGTCGAAGGTAAACAGAAGCCTCGGATCATGCGCTACAGCGGCGGACACCCTGCTTATCGGGAATATTGCAACGCCGTGGCCGCGGAAGGCTACCCTAAGCTCGCTTATTGA
- a CDS encoding FAS1-like dehydratase domain-containing protein — protein sequence MSSEIDIDGLRKYIGSKIEEEDEASRAPLFGLVAAFDRDEPVPTNGEAIPPGWHLVYFHSFARKATLGDDGLPLSGGVIPKMPFPRRMYAGTSLVFHHPLLVGESLKRETELTDITLRSGSTGPLIFVTQTRRIFTQRGLAIVEESYTVFRDAVKPGELSSIPKRSTPPAGLPWARQIVTDPVSLFRYSAVTFNAHRIHYDRSYATTNEGYPGLVIHGPYSQQCLIDLARDKNSTRTIASFTQRARAPLFDTAPFEVTGRPVDGGAGAELWATTPAGSVAMEVKLRFY from the coding sequence ATGTCCTCCGAAATCGACATTGATGGCTTGCGCAAATACATAGGTTCCAAGATTGAGGAGGAAGATGAAGCCTCGAGAGCGCCACTCTTCGGGCTCGTAGCTGCATTCGATCGAGACGAGCCGGTGCCTACTAACGGTGAAGCGATTCCACCTGGATGGCATTTAGTCTATTTCCATTCATTCGCCCGCAAGGCGACGCTAGGCGACGATGGCCTTCCCCTATCTGGTGGGGTGATACCCAAGATGCCCTTCCCACGGCGCATGTACGCGGGCACGAGTCTTGTGTTTCATCATCCGCTTCTCGTGGGTGAATCGCTCAAACGTGAGACGGAACTGACAGACATCACCTTGCGCTCTGGCAGTACGGGCCCCCTCATCTTTGTTACGCAGACGCGACGTATATTTACACAACGTGGTCTTGCGATTGTTGAGGAAAGTTACACCGTGTTTCGCGACGCCGTAAAGCCAGGAGAGCTAAGTAGCATTCCGAAGCGAAGCACACCACCCGCCGGGCTACCATGGGCCCGACAGATCGTCACGGATCCTGTATCGTTATTTCGCTATTCCGCCGTAACCTTCAACGCGCATCGAATTCACTACGATCGAAGTTACGCGACGACCAACGAGGGATATCCAGGCCTGGTAATACACGGCCCCTATTCTCAGCAATGTCTCATTGATCTTGCTCGCGACAAAAATTCGACCAGAACGATTGCCTCCTTCACGCAACGCGCTCGCGCACCATTGTTCGATACAGCGCCATTCGAGGTCACGGGACGCCCGGTCGATGGCGGGGCGGGTGCCGAGCTGTGGGCTACGACGCCTGCCGGATCCGTCGCTATGGAAGTTAAGCTGCGGTTTTACTGA
- a CDS encoding Zn-ribbon domain-containing OB-fold protein: MSESIYSKLVPEPTPDSMPYWKSLNEGKLRLQECARCKKLRHYPRPVCDACYSFETNWVEASGKGAIHSWTITHHSFHEGYESDLPYTLVTVDLEEGVRILARLHAPMATELDIGMPVRLVFEKAMPCLTLPGCALADSSSDVSASSSLRAR, encoded by the coding sequence ATGTCCGAAAGCATCTATTCGAAGCTAGTCCCCGAGCCGACGCCCGACTCTATGCCTTACTGGAAGAGCCTGAACGAGGGAAAACTGAGACTTCAAGAATGCGCGCGCTGCAAGAAACTCCGGCATTATCCCCGGCCTGTATGCGATGCGTGCTATTCATTCGAAACCAATTGGGTCGAAGCATCGGGCAAAGGCGCAATTCACAGTTGGACGATCACCCATCATTCGTTTCACGAAGGTTACGAGTCCGATCTCCCATACACGTTGGTGACCGTTGACCTAGAGGAAGGTGTACGCATATTGGCGCGACTGCATGCCCCAATGGCTACAGAGCTCGATATCGGCATGCCCGTCCGGCTCGTCTTCGAGAAAGCTATGCCTTGCCTTACGTTGCCCGGATGTGCTCTCGCTGACTCCTCGAGTGACGTGTCCGCGTCCTCATCACTGAGAGCACGATAA
- a CDS encoding thiolase family protein — protein MSLRERIAITGIGETSYSRKSGKSVLALQLEASLKAIDDAGLSPKEIDGIIPYSNSVVVAEDFITNLGIDDLRFSATTPLGGASCVAGIQAALLAISAGLCNHVLLPIGRNGSSAGRIGTRVQQMPQFKVVGEFEMPIGAIAPAQLYAAMARRHMQLYGTTSRQLGEIAVSTRHNAILNGNAMMTKHITIEDHQNSRMISDPLRLLDCSLESDGGAAIVVSAAERSKDMRQRPILVMGIAEGHPESPSSITQRPDMTRLGIAKASPKAFAMAGVTPQEIQVAEIYDCFTYVVLCQLEDIGFCKKGEGGPFVESGAIRLGGSLPINTHGGLLSQAHMVGMNHVVELARQLRGSAGKAQVSGAELGLVSGYGDMGDGSLAIMRRG, from the coding sequence ATGTCGCTTCGTGAGCGTATCGCCATAACTGGTATCGGCGAAACCAGTTACAGTCGCAAGTCGGGAAAAAGCGTTCTGGCTCTTCAACTCGAGGCCTCTCTAAAAGCAATCGACGACGCCGGACTGTCGCCGAAAGAAATCGATGGTATCATTCCCTATTCGAATTCGGTGGTCGTAGCAGAGGACTTCATAACAAATCTTGGCATCGATGATCTTCGTTTCTCGGCGACCACTCCTCTTGGAGGCGCAAGCTGCGTTGCCGGAATACAAGCAGCTCTTTTGGCGATCAGTGCAGGTCTCTGCAACCATGTACTACTTCCGATAGGCCGGAACGGTTCATCTGCCGGTCGCATTGGTACACGGGTCCAGCAGATGCCGCAGTTCAAGGTTGTCGGCGAATTCGAAATGCCGATCGGAGCAATTGCGCCAGCGCAGCTCTATGCTGCAATGGCGCGGCGGCACATGCAGCTCTACGGAACGACAAGTCGCCAACTTGGAGAGATCGCAGTGTCTACGCGTCACAATGCCATCCTAAATGGCAATGCGATGATGACGAAGCATATCACTATTGAAGATCACCAGAACTCGCGCATGATCTCCGATCCGCTTCGGTTGCTGGACTGCAGTCTCGAGAGTGATGGTGGTGCTGCCATCGTCGTTAGCGCCGCCGAGCGCAGCAAAGATATGCGTCAGAGGCCGATCCTGGTTATGGGCATCGCTGAAGGACATCCCGAATCTCCAAGCTCCATCACTCAGCGTCCCGACATGACACGTCTCGGCATTGCCAAGGCCTCGCCCAAGGCATTTGCGATGGCTGGTGTCACGCCTCAGGAAATTCAGGTAGCCGAGATCTACGATTGTTTTACCTATGTCGTTCTTTGCCAGCTGGAAGATATCGGCTTCTGCAAGAAGGGCGAAGGCGGCCCCTTTGTCGAGAGCGGCGCCATTAGGCTTGGCGGAAGCCTGCCGATCAACACCCATGGCGGCCTGCTTTCCCAAGCACACATGGTCGGGATGAACCACGTGGTCGAACTCGCAAGGCAGCTCAGGGGAAGTGCCGGAAAAGCCCAGGTAAGTGGAGCCGAACTGGGCCTTGTCTCCGGGTACGGCGACATGGGCGACGGGTCGTTAGCGATCATGAGGAGAGGCTGA